The nucleotide window ATGCGGATAGTGCCCGCCGAGGACCGGTGGAGGGGACGATTCAGGTCCATCAAGGGCGCATGCTGGACGCAGACCCGTCAGCCCCGCTATCCGAGAGCCTTACCTCAGTGGACCGACGCGCTTTCCTGGCTGCCACCAGCCTTGCCGCCTTCGCCCCGATAGAACTCGCCCGACTCGTCGCGCCAACCGCACCGCCGGAGCTTCCGAAGCGGATTCGCCCCACGGAGCTGGATCAGCTGCGCCTCATCGCCGACAGCATCCACCGCTGGGACAACGCGCAGGGCGGTGGGGGTCTGGTCGGTGACTTCGCGAGTCGCTCGATGGAGTGGGCCGTACGGCTGCTCTCCGTCGCCTGCCCGGAGCAGCTCCGCCCGGATCTCCTCAGCAGCATCGCGCGGCTGGGCATCGTGGTCGGCGCCACTCACTTCGACGCCTATGCTCACGGCGAGGCGAGGGTCGCTTTCAAGGTCGCTTCCGAATGCGCGGAGGAGGCTGGCGACTGGTGGCTTCGCGCCAAGACGTTTTCCTTCCTCTCCCGACAAGCGACTTGGCTCGGCGATCCTGACGAAGGTCTCACATACGCGGAGAAGGGACTTGTCCGCGCCGACCGGCTCACCCCGACCATTCAGGCCATGATGCACAGCGCCCGCGCACGAGCCTTCGGCAAGATGAACGACGTCCAGGGCACGTTGGCCGCAGTAGGTGCGGCCGACGATGCCTTTGCACGCTCGAACCCGGCCAAGGACCCGGCCTGGATGCACTACTACGACGAGGCCCAGCACCACGGCGACACAGCCCATGCGCTGTTCGACCTGTCCATTCACGCCGAGCAGGACCCGGGGCGGGCGGCGCAGCGGTTCACAACAGCGGTCGTCGGCCACGGCGACGACTACGCCCGCTCGCGCGGTATCTCCCGAACGAAACTGGCGTCGCTCCTCATGGCCAAGGGCGACCCTATGCAAGCGATTACCATCGGGCACCAGGCACTCAACGACGCCGGCAGGCTCACCTCGCGGAGAGCTGCGGACGACCTCAGGGAACTCCGCCGATTCGCCGGGCAACACCGCACGCTGGAAGAGGCCGCGCAGCTGCGCCAACGGATCACAGCTACCTTGCAGGCATGACGAACTCGGTTGCCCCCGCCCGCGCCGTACTGGAAGAAGCCTGCGCCCGCGCAAGCTTCGACCCGGCAGGCGCCGAGCCCATTCGCCTCGCCGAGAACGAGATATGGCGCCTCCCGGATCAGGTGATCGTCCGCATCGCCCGCGCCGGCCAGTGGGATGCGGCCGTGCGAGAGGTCCGCGTGGCCCGCTGGCTTGCCGACAACGAGCTACCGGCTGTCCGCGCGCTACCGGTCGAACAGCCGGTGGAGGCCGCGGGCCGCCCGGCGACGTTCTGGGCTGAGCTCCCACGGCATGAGATCGGCACGGTTCGAGATGTGGTCGTGCTGCTGAAACAGCTCCACCCGTTGCCTCTGCCTGACTTCCCCCTCGACCGGCTCGACCCGTTCGTACGGGTCGCCGAGCGGATCGAGGCAGCGACGTCCCTGTCAGAAGATGATCGCGGGTGGCTGCGGCATCGACACGCGGACCTCCGCGAGTGGTGGGAGCACAGGCCCGCGGGCCTGCCCGAGTGTCTTGTGCACGGGGACGCGTGGGTGGGCAATGTCGCGCGCACCGCTGCCGGCCCGATCATGATGGACTTCGAGCGGGCCTCCGTCGGGCCGCCGGAGTGGGATCTAGTCTCGACAGCAGTCAAGCTCACGACGACCGGCACGGTCACCGAGTCCGAGTACGCCGAGTTCTGCCAGGCGTACGGAAGGGACGTCACGGAGTGGGAGGGGTACGAACTCCTTGCCGGGGCACGTGAGTTGCGTATGACCACTTACGCAGCCCAACATGCAGCCACGCGGCCCGAGTGGCAGGCCGAAGCGCAGTACCGCGTGGACTGTCTGCGGGGTCGTGCAGAAGCACGTCCGTGGCGCTGGAAAGGAATCATGTAACGCCCACCGGAACCCTTCAAGCAGTGGACGTGCTCCTCAGCTCCGCCGACAGCCAGCCGACATGCTTCGCGACCTCTTCTGTACCGGAGAACCTTTGAAGGTCCCGGTCATAGCAGTTCAAAGGACTCCAGATGCATGGCCAGGGCGAGAAGGGTGCGGTCGGCGTACGGTGCGCCGATCAACTGGACTGCAATGGGCAGGCCCTGGTCGTTTGTGCCGACGGGGACGATGGCGGCGGGCAGGCCGATGTGGCTGATGAGGTTGGCCCAGCCGGTCTGATCGAAGAAGCTGCGTTCGTACCCGTTGATCTGAAGAGTTCGGCTGCCGTTCGGGATGGCGGGGGTCGGGGCAGCAGGGGTGAGGAGCACTTCGTGGTGCTCGAAGAACGC belongs to Streptomyces graminofaciens and includes:
- a CDS encoding helix-turn-helix domain-containing protein; amino-acid sequence: MPQPEKELNPDASPQAWFGAELRHWRKRQPGLRAAQLGPMVQVSPDVISKIEKGSYRCRRDLAERLDAVLETGGVLTRAWGMVFGDADKRRRDADSARRGPVEGTIQVHQGRMLDADPSAPLSESLTSVDRRAFLAATSLAAFAPIELARLVAPTAPPELPKRIRPTELDQLRLIADSIHRWDNAQGGGGLVGDFASRSMEWAVRLLSVACPEQLRPDLLSSIARLGIVVGATHFDAYAHGEARVAFKVASECAEEAGDWWLRAKTFSFLSRQATWLGDPDEGLTYAEKGLVRADRLTPTIQAMMHSARARAFGKMNDVQGTLAAVGAADDAFARSNPAKDPAWMHYYDEAQHHGDTAHALFDLSIHAEQDPGRAAQRFTTAVVGHGDDYARSRGISRTKLASLLMAKGDPMQAITIGHQALNDAGRLTSRRAADDLRELRRFAGQHRTLEEAAQLRQRITATLQA
- a CDS encoding aminoglycoside phosphotransferase family protein gives rise to the protein MTNSVAPARAVLEEACARASFDPAGAEPIRLAENEIWRLPDQVIVRIARAGQWDAAVREVRVARWLADNELPAVRALPVEQPVEAAGRPATFWAELPRHEIGTVRDVVVLLKQLHPLPLPDFPLDRLDPFVRVAERIEAATSLSEDDRGWLRHRHADLREWWEHRPAGLPECLVHGDAWVGNVARTAAGPIMMDFERASVGPPEWDLVSTAVKLTTTGTVTESEYAEFCQAYGRDVTEWEGYELLAGARELRMTTYAAQHAATRPEWQAEAQYRVDCLRGRAEARPWRWKGIM